One window of Novosphingobium sp. P6W genomic DNA carries:
- a CDS encoding acyltransferase translates to MTKSDHAGTAPWEGRHITLDGMRGIAALAVALFHYNISQAPHGYVAVDFFFALSGFVLCKTYLPRWQAGLTTWAFMKQRVIRLYPLFFVGIVVTTLSAISNHFTGQGNFYSYRMMAQALPFNLLMLPSPVTNTLFPLNVPAWSLFFELVANLGLVVLLFRLPRIGLLALTMAAAWWFSLAVLENDGGNLGAVWHQLGISMVRTTMSFTAGVLLARFPIPAIRPAGWMGLACLAAIAAMLMLDIGAVPDAYYDLACSIVVSPLLVWLGARCEPPRVLAPVAWFLGEVSYAVYAVHWALMEPLRYFKDDLGYDPVLMGTVYLACCVALGWAAVRWVDAPMRRKIGAMLRERASRAPSLKGSAATN, encoded by the coding sequence ATGACCAAGTCTGACCATGCGGGCACTGCGCCCTGGGAAGGGCGCCACATCACGCTTGACGGTATGCGCGGCATCGCTGCGCTTGCCGTGGCGCTGTTCCACTACAACATTTCGCAGGCCCCGCATGGCTATGTCGCGGTGGACTTCTTCTTCGCGTTGTCCGGCTTCGTGTTATGCAAGACCTACCTGCCGCGCTGGCAGGCGGGGCTGACGACCTGGGCTTTCATGAAGCAGCGGGTGATCCGGCTCTATCCGCTGTTCTTCGTCGGCATCGTCGTCACTACGCTTTCGGCGATTTCGAACCATTTCACCGGGCAGGGCAATTTCTACAGCTATAGGATGATGGCGCAGGCGTTGCCGTTCAACCTGCTGATGCTGCCGTCGCCGGTGACGAACACGCTGTTTCCGCTCAACGTGCCGGCTTGGTCATTGTTCTTCGAACTTGTGGCGAACCTGGGCCTTGTGGTGCTGCTGTTCCGGCTACCCCGGATCGGCCTGCTGGCGCTGACAATGGCCGCGGCGTGGTGGTTTTCGCTCGCCGTGCTGGAGAACGATGGCGGTAATCTTGGCGCGGTGTGGCACCAGCTTGGTATCTCGATGGTGCGCACGACCATGTCGTTCACTGCCGGCGTCCTGCTGGCGCGCTTCCCGATCCCGGCGATCCGCCCCGCCGGGTGGATGGGCCTCGCCTGCCTCGCTGCGATCGCGGCGATGCTGATGCTCGACATCGGCGCGGTTCCCGATGCGTATTACGACCTTGCGTGCAGCATCGTCGTCTCGCCGCTGCTGGTCTGGCTTGGCGCGCGCTGCGAGCCCCCGCGCGTTCTTGCGCCGGTCGCCTGGTTTTTGGGTGAAGTGTCCTATGCGGTCTACGCGGTGCACTGGGCGCTGATGGAGCCGCTGCGCTACTTCAAGGACGATCTCGGCTACGACCCGGTGCTGATGGGGACGGTCTACCTTGCGTGCTGCGTCGCGCTGGGCTGGGCTGCGGTGCGCTGGGTCGATGCGCCGATGCGCCGGAAGATCGGCGCCATGCTGCGCGAAAGGGCGAGCCGCGCTCCGTCGCTGAAGGGGAGCGCCGCGACGAACTAA